From Myxococcales bacterium, a single genomic window includes:
- a CDS encoding 4Fe-4S dicluster domain-containing protein, which produces MAKCDEKPCSPCAEAPPSEGQRTEQLVQIRLKQKGSRRAFLAQGALAVAAAAASSACDKQKFHAHYKELTEADKKQLFARLEAEVMKRSGVKVKIGDPQPMDGVEFAYALDLSLCNGNRRCAEACARENNLPDEPKFRYIRVIEMDRGTIDLETGNHYYNHEEVPVAGKVYFPVQCQHCENPPCTKVCPVGATWKEPDGLVVVDYDWCIGCRYCIAACPYFGRRFNFAEPTIRPSRINPDQGYLSNRLRPVGTVEKCTFCLHRTRVGRYPACMEACPTGARKFGNMRDPAGEIRVILERKRVFVLKEELGTLPRFYYFYG; this is translated from the coding sequence ATGGCGAAGTGTGACGAAAAACCTTGCTCGCCTTGCGCCGAAGCCCCTCCGAGCGAGGGGCAGCGCACCGAACAACTGGTCCAAATTCGGTTGAAACAGAAGGGCTCACGCCGCGCGTTCCTGGCCCAAGGCGCTCTGGCGGTGGCCGCCGCAGCGGCCAGCTCGGCCTGCGACAAACAGAAGTTCCACGCGCACTACAAGGAGCTGACGGAGGCTGACAAAAAGCAGCTCTTCGCCCGCCTCGAGGCGGAGGTGATGAAGCGGAGCGGCGTGAAGGTGAAGATTGGCGACCCCCAGCCAATGGATGGGGTGGAGTTCGCGTACGCGCTCGATCTGTCGCTGTGCAACGGCAACCGCCGCTGCGCCGAGGCTTGCGCGCGCGAAAACAACCTGCCCGACGAGCCAAAGTTCCGTTACATCCGGGTGATCGAGATGGACCGAGGCACCATCGATCTCGAGACTGGCAACCACTACTACAACCACGAGGAAGTGCCCGTGGCGGGCAAGGTCTACTTCCCGGTTCAGTGTCAGCATTGCGAGAACCCCCCGTGCACCAAGGTCTGTCCGGTTGGCGCAACCTGGAAAGAGCCCGATGGCCTCGTTGTCGTGGACTACGACTGGTGCATCGGCTGCCGCTACTGCATTGCGGCGTGCCCATATTTCGGGCGCCGCTTCAACTTCGCCGAACCGACCATCCGTCCCAGCCGGATCAACCCCGACCAGGGTTACCTCTCGAACCGGCTGCGCCCCGTTGGCACCGTGGAAAAGTGCACGTTCTGCCTCCACCGCACCCGAGTTGGTCGTTACCCCGCCTGCATGGAGGCCTGCCCTACGGGGGCCCGAAAGTTCGGCAACATGCGGGACCCCGCCGGCGAGATCCGGGTCATCCTCGAGCGCAAGCGAGTGTTCGTGCTGAAGGAAGAGCTCGGAACCCTGCCCCGCTTCTACTACTTCTACGGCTGA